A stretch of Chiloscyllium plagiosum isolate BGI_BamShark_2017 chromosome 6, ASM401019v2, whole genome shotgun sequence DNA encodes these proteins:
- the rps3 gene encoding 40S ribosomal protein S3, with protein sequence MAAQISKKRKFVADGIFKAELNEFLTRELAEDGYSGVEVRVTPTRTEIIILATRTQNVLGEKGRRIRELTAVVQKRFGFPEGSVELYAEKVATRGLCAIAQAESLRYKLLGGLAVRRACYGVLRFIMESGAKGCEVVVSGKLRGQRAKSMKFVDGLMIHSGDPVNYYVDTAVRHVLLRQGVLGIKVKIMLPWDPSGKIGPKKPLPDHVSIVEPKEEILPTTPISEQKGGKPEQPVIQQPGPVPTA encoded by the exons ATGGCGGCGCAGATATCGAAGAAGCGAAAG TTCGTGGCGGATGGCATCTTCAAGGCCGAGCTGAACGAGTTCCTGACCCGTGAGTTGGCCGAGGATGGCTACAGTGGTGTGGAGGTGCGAGTCACACCGACTAGGACCGAGATCATCATCTTGGCCACCAG GACTCAAAATGTGCTGGGTGAGAAAGGTCGCCGAATCCGTGAGCTGACAGCTGTTGTTCAGAAGCGATTTGGTTTCCCAGAGGGGAGTGTTGAG CTTTATGCTGAAAAGGTTGCCACCAGAGGGCTTTGTGCTATTGCTCAGGCAGAATCCCTCCGATACAAGTTGTTAGGAGGTCTGGCAGTACGTAG AGCCTGTTACGGTGTTCTTCGCTTCATTATGGAAAGTGGAGCCAAAGGCTGTGAGGTGGTGGTTTCTGGAAAACTCAGGGGCCAGAGAGCCAAGTCCATGAAATTTGTTGATGGGCTGATGATCCACAGTGGTGACCCGGTGAACTACTATGTGGATACAGCTGTACGACACGTACTGCTAAGACAGG GTGTATTGGGCATTAAAGTTAAGATCATGCTGCCATGGGACCCAAGTGGTAAAATTGGACCCAAGAAACCTCTGCCTGATCATGTCAGCATTGTTGAGCCCAAGGAGGAGATCTTGCCAACTACACCTATTTCGGAACAGAAGGGAGGCAAACCAGAGCAACCTGTGATCCAGCAGCCAGGGCCAGTTCCGACCGCATAA